In the genome of Primulina eburnea isolate SZY01 chromosome 13, ASM2296580v1, whole genome shotgun sequence, the window AGTCGAATAATTTTTCTCAAAGCAATTTCTTATGTCGATCAATTCAAGGATTGCCTTCATTTATTCTGCTCGTGGATATCTTAGCTATTGGATTAACTAATCGCTCTTGTCAACACTAGAAGGTAGAGTGCAAGGCAACAAACTTTTAACATGCACAGTACGAGAGGAAAAATTGATGAATAAATTATATGTATTCACTCCATGATCCCTTGGTTTTTCCCACTACAACTCGTAATGATATCGAAGCGAAAATTGTCTAATTTTAGATGCCTGTTGTGAGGTCAGAGAAGCAATGGCATCAAGTCCGCCCTAAACGGCGTCTCAATTCCAAAGAAAGATGGTGATAACTCAACAACATAGTTATTTTACCAGGTCCTCCAATGCCAATTATTGGTAACACGAATAGCTATATTCTAGACAAGATAGATTAGCGCTTTTATTAATCTAGAATGATGTAGCAACTTGAAACACTCTAAAATCATATAGTTATTTACGAAAAAACAATATAGTAGAACATCATAAAATCTTTTTATTtacaataaatatataatattttagaaaGTAAGATGAATAATATAAATAGACTCATTGGTCTCATTTGTAAAATAGACTCAAAGTTATAATAACAATACATTTTCCTTTCGAacttttcttcaattcttttGTACTCTTATTTAGTTAAgacttcttaatcattattttgGAGAAAATTGCACAAGAGTCCCACCTAAAAAATCAACATGTGACATAATTATAAAAGTTGTTATTATGTGATGTATGGCCATGGGCCCAATCAACGGTGTGGAAGAATGAATTGATAGAGGagaaatgaaaattttaagaGTTAAAAGAACAAATTTATGATTTTTGGTAAAACAACAAATGAtcaattttataatttatattaaagtCAATACCAACTGTACGATTCTCATAGTCACAATGTAGAAAATTATCGAGAGGAATGATTATTTGAATGTAACAAATGTCTATGCTAAATAAACGATCAataccttatgtttgtagtattgtacgatttaaaagatttcagttatatcattaattattttttgtaaACCAACAAACGATGAATCATATATAATTGAGTccatagatttttttttttggcacaCGATTTTCATGAACTTTTTAGTCAATTAATTATATGTATCTTCGACATGAAGGAAACGCTTAACCTGGTTAAAAAGCATCTTTTGCCAAAAAgttgaaaataaaagaaaagatgACCAGACTattgtttcaaaaataaaaaaagagagaTGGAAATTGTTCTTTAAATGTAATACAATCTCCTACAATTAATTTGAATAGtttattgttttctttcttATAATTTGTTGAATTTATTCCTTTTTAATAGATTTTTAAGTTCCCAAAATATTAATTATGGATTTCATATATTCAAAAAGTATAGAGCATATTCGATTTAATTTGTGGTTTTATAATTAACTTTTATTGAGAATATATTAAAGAATAAAATATGTTCATGTTCGAAtctttgaaaaatataataccGAACCCACGTATTTTTATACGTGAAATGTGTTGACACGATCCATATTTAgagttaaaaataatatttttgtataAGTAAAAACTGGTGTCAGACGGTCTCgcggatcgtattttatgagataaatctcttatttgggttatccatgaaaaaatattattttttattgtgaatatcgatagattGACTCGTCGCACATAAACaaaatttgtgagaccgtctcacaagagatctactcaaaGTATAACTCTTTTCATGGATTGTGTCGTATTCCATATTCGTCTCACataattaaattgataaatGATAATGTTTCACGAGATATTTTATAATGTATGTTATTCAAACTTTTGAAATATATTGTATTGTCTTAGAAAAAAAAAGAACCTTTTTCGAGTAATGACTGattttgtaaaattaattattgagagacctgaaaattaatttttgaaaagaaaattaaatattgaTTATTTCGTTTATAAaacgaaaaatatatattaaaaatttttgGAGACAAATTACCAAGGTAGAGGTATTTTTGtttattatgattttaaaaaataaaattctataaataaaataaaattaaacaagatttcctttttttaaaaaaactaaatattttttttccataaaTTTTAGTTAATTATGCGCATCCTAGACTCGTGTTGTATGGAAATAGGTAGAAATATCCTAATCTTAAGTATTTAATTTTGAGAATGGAAAAGGATATCTGAAATCTTTTTTATTTCCTTCACCTTTTTGCCAAATAAGATTGAAAAGAACTGATaatactaatatatatatatatataggattatatataatttaaagcGTCAGCTTTCACAGCCGCCATACTCTCCGTGTGTATAAAGCAAACTCGAACACTGCTTGTTGAAATTTGTAGGAAACAAGTTTTCCGAGAATAATCAACCAATGTCTCGCTTCAGCGAGCCACCGTCAGCAGCCACCGAGCTCGCCGAAGGCGGCGGCGAGATCATGTTGTTTGGTGTCAGAGTAAAAGTTGATCCCATGAGAAGGAGCGCCAGCATGAATAATATTTCAGAACTCCTACCCGTTGCTGTGAATAACAATGATGAAGATTTCCCGAAGACTGAGGAAGGTACCGCTTCCGGTTACGCCTCCGCCGATGACGCCACACCCCTGCCTAGTAACAGGGGGCGTGAGCGAAAGCGAGGTCGGATCTCTAACCAATTGTTTGTCTTGAACTTTTCGATTCTCATTGGGATTTTTGGTGAAAGTCCCAATTGAAATCTTCGATTCTGGTCTTTGATTTATGGGTTTGGTGATGATTTTGACCCAAATTTGATTGAGACGAGAATGTTTTTAGGTGTTCCGTGGACAGAAGAAGAGCACAAGCTGTTCCTTTATGGATTGCAGAAGGTCGGGAAAGGAAATTGGAGAGGGATCTCCCGAGATTACGTAAAAACTCGCACGCCTACCCAAGTCGCTAGCCATGCCCAGAAATACTTCTTCCGCCGGAGCAACCTCAATCGCCGACGCCGTTCAAGCGTCTTCGATATTACAACTGACTCGGTAATCTTTTTCTTCATTCTTATAATTAATGggatgatatgttagatatgTTAGTTTTTGGTTGATTCTGCGCTTTGAGAAGATAATTTCTGATAACAAAATCTGTTTTGACAtaaattttatgttaaaataatatgattttttCATCAAATATAATATTCATCTTCCATCCATTTActtcaaatttattattttatttaatatatttttaattataactAATATTTACATTATATAATCAATACTATGTACAATAGTTGACCATTTAGAAAAATTCTATCTGTTA includes:
- the LOC140809675 gene encoding transcription factor MYB1R1-like isoform X2 gives rise to the protein MSRFSEPPSAATELAEGGGEIMLFGVRVKVDPMRRSASMNNISELLPVAVNNNDEDFPKTEEGTASGYASADDATPLPSNRGRERKREEEHKLFLYGLQKVGKGNWRGISRDYVKTRTPTQVASHAQKYFFRRSNLNRRRRSSVFDITTDSLDAISIEQAGNQQDNTSQPVPRPTTLPLPIASTMTGFPVVPFPANVGLPVLYPIQETSALGHTDRRNNPSAMLVRPVYILPMPNSSTMVDLQQVHIQPPPLPDVLSLASSQDPSTRQISA
- the LOC140809675 gene encoding transcription factor MYB1R1-like isoform X1, giving the protein MSRFSEPPSAATELAEGGGEIMLFGVRVKVDPMRRSASMNNISELLPVAVNNNDEDFPKTEEGTASGYASADDATPLPSNRGRERKRGVPWTEEEHKLFLYGLQKVGKGNWRGISRDYVKTRTPTQVASHAQKYFFRRSNLNRRRRSSVFDITTDSLDAISIEQAGNQQDNTSQPVPRPTTLPLPIASTMTGFPVVPFPANVGLPVLYPIQETSALGHTDRRNNPSAMLVRPVYILPMPNSSTMVDLQQVHIQPPPLPDVLSLASSQDPSTRQISA
- the LOC140809675 gene encoding transcription factor MYB1R1-like isoform X3 yields the protein MSRFSEPPSAATELAEGGGEIMLFGVRVKVDPMRRSASMNNISELLPVAVNNNDEDFPKTEEGVPWTEEEHKLFLYGLQKVGKGNWRGISRDYVKTRTPTQVASHAQKYFFRRSNLNRRRRSSVFDITTDSLDAISIEQAGNQQDNTSQPVPRPTTLPLPIASTMTGFPVVPFPANVGLPVLYPIQETSALGHTDRRNNPSAMLVRPVYILPMPNSSTMVDLQQVHIQPPPLPDVLSLASSQDPSTRQISA